The proteins below are encoded in one region of Knoellia sp. S7-12:
- a CDS encoding MarR family transcriptional regulator, with protein sequence MLTPSRDAMDLATLMFVSYRAMDERVQRAMREAGYDVTVAQSRLAQRIADEGSRLTELADRAQVTKQTASLLVAALEREGLVDRVPDPSDGRARLIRMSARGREAATQAMHVVIAVEQEWTEHLGPELAGQLREGLMKLREITDPYA encoded by the coding sequence ATGCTGACTCCGTCAAGGGATGCGATGGACCTCGCGACGCTCATGTTCGTCTCCTACCGCGCGATGGACGAGCGTGTGCAGCGCGCGATGCGCGAGGCGGGGTACGACGTCACGGTGGCGCAGTCGCGGCTCGCCCAGCGGATCGCCGACGAGGGCTCGCGGCTGACCGAGCTGGCCGACCGGGCGCAGGTGACCAAGCAGACCGCGAGCCTCCTGGTGGCGGCGCTGGAGCGCGAGGGCCTGGTCGATCGGGTGCCCGACCCGAGCGACGGTCGGGCGCGGCTGATCCGGATGTCCGCACGCGGGCGCGAGGCCGCGACCCAGGCCATGCATGTCGTGATCGCTGTCGAGCAGGAGTGGACCGAGCACCTCGGCCCCGAGCTCGCGGGGCAGCTGCGCGAGGGGCTGATGAAGCTGCGCGAGATCACCGACCCCTACGCCTAG
- a CDS encoding DUF1304 family protein, whose amino-acid sequence MDTVAQVCTGITAVILIAVFPFEAFLIDRPWVQQFLGIEPHGIANVHLWSFCIGVRNALAGIGGLAGLWILHNGDESTGVTVVVVSLLYILLSSLAMGVADLLGYWRPRGGSVRGTLASSVLPAIALAVIAV is encoded by the coding sequence ATGGACACCGTCGCGCAGGTCTGCACCGGCATCACGGCCGTCATCCTGATCGCCGTCTTCCCGTTCGAGGCGTTCCTCATCGACCGGCCCTGGGTGCAACAGTTCCTCGGGATCGAGCCGCACGGCATCGCCAACGTCCACCTGTGGTCGTTCTGCATCGGCGTCCGCAACGCCCTGGCCGGCATCGGCGGGCTGGCCGGGCTCTGGATCCTCCACAACGGCGACGAGTCGACCGGGGTCACCGTCGTGGTCGTGTCCCTGCTCTACATACTGCTGTCGTCGCTCGCGATGGGCGTCGCCGACCTGCTCGGCTACTGGCGCCCGCGCGGCGGCAGCGTCCGAGGGACCCTTGCGTCGTCCGTGCTTCCGGCGATCGCACTAGCGGTCATCGCGGTCTGA
- a CDS encoding methyltransferase, translating to MTRLPPVGVVRAATGVRTAIQGLARRMVPPEVGILEVSSAFMASQAVYAVARLGIADVLAAGARTAEEVAADLGTDPDATFRLLRASAAYGIVRHVGDRFDLTAVGRTLVSDSPDSMRSVVLMIGDPRYQSVWGRLPEGFTTGDPQAEAVHGVPMWDLLDRDADYASTFNDAMGRLTELDWPTVAAVYDFTPFGTIVDVGGGHGQLLALMLGAAPAADGVLLEQPSLIGPAEKHLGEAGVLDRCRLVGGSFFETAPDDGDLYVLRRVVHDFDDDQAVALLTILRRHMPSGATLLLVESVVPPGDAPHFTKSLDLDMLLWVGGRERTEAEFASLLERSGFRMTRVVPTISTISLVEARPAD from the coding sequence ATGACCCGACTTCCACCCGTCGGCGTGGTGCGCGCCGCCACCGGCGTGCGCACCGCGATCCAGGGCCTGGCCCGGCGGATGGTGCCGCCCGAGGTCGGCATCCTCGAGGTCTCGTCGGCCTTCATGGCCTCGCAGGCGGTGTACGCCGTCGCCCGGCTCGGCATCGCCGATGTCCTCGCCGCCGGGGCGCGGACCGCGGAGGAGGTCGCCGCCGACCTCGGGACCGACCCCGACGCGACCTTCCGCCTCCTGCGGGCCAGCGCGGCGTACGGCATCGTCCGGCACGTCGGCGACCGCTTCGACCTGACGGCCGTCGGTCGCACGCTCGTGTCCGACTCGCCGGACTCGATGCGGTCGGTGGTGCTGATGATCGGCGACCCGCGCTACCAGTCGGTGTGGGGCCGGCTCCCCGAGGGCTTCACCACCGGTGACCCGCAGGCGGAGGCGGTCCACGGTGTCCCGATGTGGGATCTGCTCGACCGCGACGCCGACTACGCCTCGACCTTCAACGACGCGATGGGCCGGCTGACCGAGCTCGACTGGCCGACGGTGGCGGCGGTCTACGACTTCACGCCGTTCGGGACGATTGTCGACGTCGGCGGCGGCCACGGGCAGCTGCTCGCGCTGATGCTCGGCGCGGCGCCGGCCGCGGACGGCGTGCTGCTGGAGCAGCCGAGCCTCATCGGTCCGGCCGAGAAGCACCTGGGCGAGGCGGGCGTGCTCGACCGGTGCCGGCTCGTGGGTGGGTCGTTCTTCGAGACCGCGCCCGACGACGGCGACCTCTACGTCCTCCGACGCGTCGTGCACGACTTCGACGACGACCAGGCGGTCGCGCTGCTGACCATCCTGCGTCGCCACATGCCGTCCGGCGCGACCCTCCTGCTGGTCGAGAGCGTGGTGCCGCCGGGCGACGCGCCGCACTTCACGAAGTCGCTCGACCTCGACATGCTGCTTTGGGTCGGCGGTCGCGAGCGCACCGAGGCGGAGTTCGCGTCGCTGCTCGAGCGCAGCGGCTTCCGGATGACCCGCGTCGTGCCGACCATCTCGACGATCTCGCTCGTCGAAGCCCGGCCGGCGGACTGA
- a CDS encoding nuclear transport factor 2 family protein encodes MAEFVAAWERMDVDALVRLLTKDVTFTMPPLPAWFDGVDMVRRFLQERVAETPWRLVPVQANGQPGLACYQGPHFGGPGDLTDSDPTTFTLSAVCLLSLRDRKVSRILAFLEPGALSTFDLPLTFGEFPAR; translated from the coding sequence ATCGCCGAGTTCGTCGCGGCCTGGGAGCGAATGGACGTCGACGCGCTCGTTCGCCTGCTCACCAAGGACGTCACGTTCACCATGCCACCCCTGCCCGCCTGGTTCGACGGCGTGGACATGGTCAGGCGCTTCCTTCAGGAGCGGGTCGCCGAGACACCGTGGCGGCTGGTTCCTGTGCAGGCCAATGGCCAGCCCGGACTCGCCTGTTATCAGGGACCACACTTCGGGGGTCCCGGCGACCTCACTGACTCAGACCCAACGACGTTCACGCTCAGTGCGGTCTGTCTGCTCTCCCTGCGCGACAGGAAAGTGTCCCGCATACTGGCCTTCCTCGAGCCGGGTGCCCTCAGCACCTTCGACCTGCCGCTGACCTTTGGCGAGTTTCCCGCGCGGTAG
- a CDS encoding phospholipase D-like domain-containing protein yields the protein MHYGQRLAYDLLREAGGDRFSMFDLENDAGTPIYVHAKVGIVDDEWMTIGSDNLNLRSWSHDSELTCAVLDPDGELHRRLRTPLWAEHLGLPEDDPRLNDIDDPTALWNERVGAPGSRSTRTSRRRSRPGRHGGRHRSTAAPSTPTDGRGGCAAPPTSRWTSRRRGR from the coding sequence ATGCACTACGGCCAACGGCTCGCGTACGACCTGCTGCGGGAGGCGGGCGGTGACCGGTTCAGCATGTTCGACCTCGAGAATGACGCGGGTACGCCGATCTACGTCCACGCCAAGGTCGGCATCGTCGACGACGAGTGGATGACCATCGGCTCCGACAACCTCAACCTCCGCTCGTGGAGCCACGACTCCGAGCTCACCTGCGCGGTCCTCGACCCCGACGGCGAGCTGCACCGTCGGCTGCGTACGCCGTTGTGGGCGGAGCACCTCGGCCTGCCCGAGGACGACCCCCGGCTGAACGACATCGACGACCCGACCGCGCTCTGGAACGAGCGGGTCGGCGCTCCGGGCAGTCGCTCCACCCGCACGAGCCGCCGGAGGTCTCGTCCCGGACGGCACGGTGGGCGGCACCGCTCTACCGCCGCGCCATCGACCCCGACGGACGGCCGAGGCGGCTGCGCGGCACCTCCGACTTCTAGGTGGACCTCTAGGCGTAGGGGTCGGTGA
- a CDS encoding dihydrofolate reductase family protein, protein MRKVVVTNIISLDGAFSGAGGDVMAMPFDEGFDVYIAERLAAAETVLLGAVSYREFLTFWPSVVDDENSPQIERDFSRAYNEVDKLVVSDTLRPEETGAWASTTTIIPRSQAHDEVAELRRGNGGEIVIYGSHVLWNDLLAHGLVDELHLMVGPAVIGGTGRPAGGVPAFQDCEPARFELLEVREFEASGIVLLRYATQLTA, encoded by the coding sequence ATGCGCAAGGTAGTCGTCACGAACATCATCTCGCTTGACGGGGCATTCAGCGGGGCGGGAGGTGACGTCATGGCCATGCCGTTCGACGAGGGCTTCGACGTCTACATCGCTGAGCGTCTCGCAGCGGCCGAGACGGTGTTGCTCGGAGCGGTCAGCTACCGAGAGTTCCTGACCTTCTGGCCATCGGTCGTCGATGACGAGAACAGCCCTCAGATCGAGCGTGACTTCTCCCGCGCCTACAACGAGGTCGACAAGCTCGTCGTCTCGGACACCCTTCGCCCCGAGGAAACGGGGGCGTGGGCCTCGACGACCACGATCATCCCCCGTTCACAGGCTCACGATGAAGTGGCGGAACTGCGGCGCGGCAACGGAGGCGAGATCGTCATTTACGGAAGCCACGTCCTGTGGAACGACTTGCTCGCCCACGGGCTCGTCGACGAACTGCACCTCATGGTTGGCCCAGCGGTCATCGGCGGCACTGGGCGACCTGCCGGAGGCGTGCCAGCATTCCAGGACTGTGAACCTGCACGGTTCGAGCTCCTCGAAGTGCGTGAGTTCGAGGCCTCCGGAATCGTCCTTCTTCGCTATGCCACACAGCTCACGGCCTGA